The Verrucomicrobiia bacterium DNA window TGAGTGAGCGCAATAGGAAGGTCCAGTTGTCCTCGACAAATTTGCGTACCTCGGCGGAGTGGTCAAAGAGTTCGCCGCAAGAAACGATAAGGGCCGAGGCGCTGTCCCGGGCGGGTATGGAAAATCGCACATTGTTGTAGACTGCATGGGCTTCTGGTCGGGTGATGAGGTCAATACCCATCCGTTTGAGCCAGCGAAGCGGCGGCACGTAGTTGGCCCAGTGGCGGACATACTCTACCCGCAACGGCAAGCGGCCACTTGGTTGGGCGTGGGAAAGAATAGTAGTAAAGGTTTCCACGGCCATTTGCGGGTCAAACCGGCCAAAGACGGCGCAGGCCAGGGCGGCGTCTCGCGTCCACACCTCTCCCACAAATTGGCTGTTGCGATCGGCCGAAGTAAACATGCCGATGCAGGTTTGGGTGGCTTGGGCTGTTATTTCTAAAGCCTGTGCATTCATTTCATCCCGTACTCTGTCCTGCCCTTCTTGCTTGAGTAGGAGCTGAAGGAAGGCTTTGCGGGCTCTGGCAGCGCTATGGTGGGGCCGGTCGGCTAGTTTTTCTAGGTCTGGCTGCAGGCGGGCTCGCTCCTCGCGATTCATGCAATTGGAAATCTTTGGTCCAATTACTTTGTATGAACGCCGGTCTGAGTGCCGAGAACGAGGCGAGTGATTCATGGGTTAATGGTAGCATTCATCGTTGGGCAAACAAAAAACACTCAGACATAACTCATCAGAGTGAAGGTGCTCCCATGCCGCAGTTACACTATTTCTGCTTAACTAAGCATATGGACTACAAAGACTTTATCACCTCTTCTCTCGAAGAAGCGGCAGAGATTGCCAATAAGAACTTTGGCAAAGTTGTGGGCGTTACTAAGGCTGATGATAATAATCAGGTACTTACTGAAACAGACCTAGAAATAGGGAAGTTGTTAGTAGCGAAGATTGAGCGGGAGTATCCCAACTTCAATGTTATCGATGAAGAAGCAGGGGTAGTCGACAAAAAATCAGACTTCACCTGGGTAGTTGACCCCATAGATGGATCGAGCAACTTTGCTTCTGGAGTACCGACATATGGTATTTACCTTGGTTTGCTTGAGGGTGGTTTCCCAGTTGCCGGAGGTATTATGCTTCCTGCTCAAAATGAACTGTATGTGGGGATTAGGGGAGAGGGGGCTTTTTGTAATGGGACCCAAATTCAGGTATCACCTGAGAGCAATCTGCTAAAGGCCTTAGTTTCTTACCAAATAGATGGCCATCAGGAAGAACCTTCTCTTACGGAGGATGAAGCGGTGTTGTTAGGGAAGATAATTCTCAAGACTCGTAATCTGCGCACCTCAGGTAGTGCTTTTGAGTTGGCAATGGTTGCTCGAGGAGCATATGGCGGGGTGGTAAATAAGACTAGTAAGATTTGGGATAACGTTGCGGCTCAAGCAGTTA harbors:
- a CDS encoding inositol monophosphatase, which translates into the protein MDYKDFITSSLEEAAEIANKNFGKVVGVTKADDNNQVLTETDLEIGKLLVAKIEREYPNFNVIDEEAGVVDKKSDFTWVVDPIDGSSNFASGVPTYGIYLGLLEGGFPVAGGIMLPAQNELYVGIRGEGAFCNGTQIQVSPESNLLKALVSYQIDGHQEEPSLTEDEAVLLGKIILKTRNLRTSGSAFELAMVARGAYGGVVNKTSKIWDNVAAQAVIEAAGGKYTDFYGNEMDYSEPLTKAKQNFTYCAAAPELHNQLQEIIGAHTK